AGAGACagtgaagccgagcagcatgcccctcgaaaccccgaaaacacattttttgggattgagtttgatgccgtttgcccagagttttgcaaaggttcgttcgaggtcggcgacaaggtggtcagcccatttggacttaactacaatgtcatcgacgtaggcctcaacggtccgcccgatgaggtccccgaagcagttgagcatacaatgctgataAGTTGCCcctgcgttctttagaccgaatggtATTGAAATGTACCAGAACGATCCAAAGGCGGTGATAAAAgacgtcacgagctggtcggactctttcatcgtgatctagtggtagccggagtatgcgtcaaggaagcagagggtttcgcaccctgaggtggaatcgactatttggtctattcatggcaaaggaaacaggtccttcgggcacgccttgttgaggcccgtataatcgacacacatcctccatttcccgctcttctttcgcacaagaacaggatttgctaaccactctgggtggtgtacttccctgatgaacccatcagccaacagttttgctatctcttcgccgatggccctgtgtttttcctcatcgaagcagcgcaggcgttgtttcaccggcttggagcctgggaggatttttagggtatgctcggtgacctccctcaggatgcctggcatatccgagggttttcacgcaaagatgtctttgttatcatggaggaagtcgatgagcgcgctttcctattcggaggagaacGCGGTTCCAATGCAAACtttttgccctcagagctgctggggtccacgagAACCTCCTTAGACCCTTCCACTGATTCGAACAATCCGGACGacctctttgcgtcgggtgtttcttcaatgatctcctccctaagggtggcgagtTCTTCGGAGGCGACAACTGCTGAGGCATGGCcgtagcattcgacttcgcactcatagGCACGATGGAAAGAGGTGCCAACAGTGATGACCCCATaggggcccggcatctttagcttgaggtatgtatagttggggacggctatGAACTTTACGTAACATGGACGTccgaggatggcgtggaaggctctagggaacccaaccacgTCGAAGGTTAGGGTCTTagtcctgtaattggactgatccctgaaagtgacgggcagattgatctgccctagCGGTATGGCCTGTCTACCAGGTATGACGCCATGGAAGGGCGCTCAGATGGGGCGGAGGTTCAtttggtcgacgcccatctcgtcgagtgtcttagcgtacatgatgttgaggccactgcttccgtccatcagtacttttgtgagtcacttTGGGCTGATGATCAGATCAACAACCAGTGGGTACCTTCCTAGGTGTGGGACGGTATCCGAATGGTTggtctggtcgaaggttatggcagattctgaCCATCGAAGAAAGGCGGGTGTGGTCGgtccggccgtatagacctcgcggcgcgcgaccttctggcagcgtttggagtcgtaggccgctgatcctccgaagatcatgagggtgcCATTCGGTGTtaggaaggcgtcgtccttctcctctgtgtcATCTGTGGTaggggtaggttccttcccctgctcccctttgttgaggcccccggacaagtatttgcgcatgaggccgcaatccttgtatagatgcttggccgggaaggcatggtttgggcatggcccctcgagcattttctcaaagtggttcggagcacCCTCTGTGGACTCCCAGCCACCCTTGCGGTCGACTGTGGCTACGAGCGAGTTGTCGTgctattgcttcttattctttcttttggcaggacggttggaggcgccttcgccggcgtcctcgtcctgccttgccttgccgtTAGaacggtcgaagatggctccaaccgcctcctctcctgaggcatggctggtggcgatgtctaggagctccttggtggtccgtggGACCCTAcgccctagcttgtgaaccaaagactcgtaggttgtcccggataggaaggctcctatcacgtcggcatcgacgatgttagggagctcgttgcactaccgagagaagcaccggatgtacccacggagggtttcatcagccttctggcggtagttcttgaggtcccatgggtttctggggcgtttgtacgtgccctggaagttgcccacaaagatctctgtaagatccgcccaactttgaatggcgttgggcggtaggtgctccaaccatgcttgtgctgaatcagccaagaatagtgggagattacgaataatgaaatcatcatcactcgcaccactggcttgacatgcaagccgatagtctttgagccaaagcctggggtttgtttcctcagaatatttagggatgttggttggcggtcggtaccttagtggaaacacagcgttgaggatgtgtcggccgaaggcctgagggcctagcaggccagggctcgggcttcggtcctcgccactgtcgtagcatccgccgCGTCAAGGATGGTAGCCGCGGCGGGCTGCCTCTCCTACGTCGTTGTGGGCACGCctgcgggcgtcgatggtgctacgTATGTCGCGgtcgtggccgagacgttgatgtaccgaGATGGCAGAGGGTTGCCTGCCATCTGGCGATGTCTGGTGAATGGACGCGTCCTTGGCGGGGCACACcaagggcatgcgctggctggcaTCGGGCTCGTGTCGTCGGGACAAcgagctttctgcctgctgcgccgccgcatgctcgagcaacgtgcgaatttctcgatGGGCGCGGCGATCCTTGGACGTTGCGGCCTTTGGAAGGCCGTGCAGCAAGGCCGTCGTagcggtgatgttttggcttgctcgagcgaagtgagggagggtcccgtcatcggtgaggatcctctggtgtacaATCCGGGCTGTGGCACACGCGTGCCCCCTGTCTacgcggcgttcaatctcgcgattgatgtctgcgtactcccggacgagcccttgcccggcctcatcgatctctagcttgCGGGCCCTCAGctactccatccttaggcgagatggggccacCGTCTCCTCCCTGGACCTACCGCCAAGGTTGCTTGTCGGGGTGGCCTCTTCCTcagagacactttcgacgtgcccCTAGGGGGTctacgccatgaagcattcctaggaagggtggtggctccccctgctggagtcagagctagaggatgaTCCTGGCTCCTCCGTGAGGAGCCTGTGGAGAGTCTCCGTATCATTTTCAATtgtccccacgaactcgttgtcCGTGGGTGGCTaaaccatgcgtagtgccagaaggtggccaacggtcgccGCGGCAttgtggagaccgaacggaaacgctatcAGGGTGCTCCGCATGGGGCCTTTCAGAGAGAGGGTGATGCAGCACGGGGCCTCCCTGGataactagggtccaagggagtcgcctggctggccctcaagcctctggTGGCTGAggctgatggaagggagagactacACGACCGTGTGGGCcagtgccagctctcctcctagtgtgacgatgaaatctaggtcactaAAATGCACGTGTGTGCCCAAAACCTAGCTGATtgtgtgggtggccatccgaggcctgatttggaacgcgcaaaggcccctacctggcacgccaactgtcagtgtttcgtacaagcaccggcaagtaaatttatagtaatgcgcgttaggcccggatggtgcgctaaaggacacaagatttatactggttcaggccaaatgtccctacgtccagcctattgctgctcgtgttattagcaccgaaaaatagtttgtagtagggggtacaaacgatcgagagagggactggtcccaagtctctgatggaaggatcaaaaggatgccaagagcttggtagcagcttgactgtgtgtgttctatgttgtcaaaggtcggtccccttgttggaggaagcgcatccccttttatagataaaggggatggctttacaagtgagagggttagggtgcgtacgctacctagccttgttgttcacgtctacccagccttgttgtccattctggtgggtacgaaaggatgataagcgcctacaatactgttgatgccactatagaatgtcaggatggctatagagtactgcccgtgtagggtatggactctggtacagtggttttgacttatgagcctcgcccagccttgctcagcacgccttctggttcctatgagtcgctgtcggagggacgcggggtcggggtccggagtagcgctgtgggcaaggtcttccgattagagagggcgtccggaggctgaagcgagctctccgatctggtggacccgaggggccagGAAGTGGACCCCGCTCCCCTATATCATAACATGGTGACCGCACATTcatcatttgtggaggacgcgagtccttttctagaccgtagtggttgtcgcatatctacgtcgggttccgtgtcctagagctaaaggcggcgcatacaactctacagggcgaagagCAAGCACCTGCAACACTTTTCGGACTCTGCTACGTCTGGGAGGGTCTAGagcacccatcccgtcgttccctagcagtacttttcctgccgaggcacagggtatggtccttaagtcgtggttgacccaaacgtcttgtcctaccctacacctatcatcatgagggaacggggagaggttgtcaggcaAGATGAAACCAGTCCTTGGACATCAAGTGAGGCGAGGTTCATCCTCAGATGTCGGGTGAGACAGGGtctagtccttatcccttgggcgagaccgagcccatccctcgagggtcgggcgaggcggagtcaatccctaagctcttgggcgaggcggagctggcccttatccctcgggtgagaccgagcccatccctcgggggtcgggcgaggcggagtcaatccctaagctcttgggtgaggcggagctagcccttatccctcgggtgagaccgagcctagccctcgagggtcgggcaaggcagagtctatccctaaaccctcgggcgaggtggagctggcccaaaggcgtcgagcgaggtggaaccaaactcccatcacTCGGGCAAGAAAcgcagcggcgcccttgtccgtccagaagtttttaatgttcgatggctatcggttccacctcctagggtaccccggtgttaggtccccgacaagaaGAGTAGTTAAAGAATACGGCGACAAATTTGTTGTTAttggccttgccctttcctttcttctccttattCCCCTccgacacttggtatgactcatcatcatctctatcttCATAACTACTTGATATGattgatgatgcacttgttgtcttctcttcttcttccttcttcttcctagcttctcttctttttctgctTACTTCTCTCttaagccttctttcttctttcctttgcttcttctcctctaaccgctcctcctccttcttctctcttgcttgtctttttagctttcttgcctccttcaTTTTTCTTCTCTCATTATCATCGAGAGCTCTTTCAGCATTGGTAGCTTCAAGATGTGGTAGTGTGGTGTTGCTCGCTGTCGACGCGCTCAGCTCGCTGATGTCCGTATCGACATCCACTCGCTTCACGCTACTAGTTCCTCCTTTGGCctccatacctcacgcggtgaagcgtatatgaggtaacctgctttgatatcacttgtaggatctatggttggcctagaggggggtgaataggcctgtcaaaacaaacactcaaacttttatcaaattcaccctgcggCACTGTCGGACTATGGCACTACCGAGACAGAACAACGACActaccgcacctgcagacaactttgagtcacagttcaaaatccgtgaacgaaaacttagatcggagaaatttcctaACTTACTATAGGTATGACAAACACAGATTAAGAGCTAGAAgcagtaggaacaccacacacaagtagatcgactagaaaccctagaaatcacctcaaccataatatgtcatgcaagtaatgtaaatcaagcacaagtgacacaatgatttatcccgtggttcaactCGCCACCAGGCtcgcctacctccacgttgttgaggttagccactaaggcttagggctttccaaccctttcttgttcttaagtcaagagacttaactcttgagatgaggggtgagtttactagcttcaagagatggttataaACCTCCCGAGGTTGCCACATaaattggcaagctccacgggcgacgctctagccagctaggagccaagctccaagagtaacacaCACAACCgtcggccaaaacatgaaccaagtgctctttaaaGTTGAGAAATCAATGGAgctactctctaatcgagttttggaccctttttcctcaaggatggatggggaaatcaatggatttactTGGGGGCTTGAGATCAACAatgaagggagagagagagagctccttgtctttcttggacGAGCTGGAAAGAGCAGGAGCCAGAAGAGAGACGTTGGGAGGAAGAGGGTGGGTATAAATACCCTCTCAGCCCCAACGGTCAATTAAGTCGTGGCAGTGTCGCGGCTTAAGTGCAATAGTGCCGCActacggcagtgcctctcttcaagtgtggcagtgtcgcaccacgcaagacagtaagggtaagagtgaagtgtagactgtcttggctgtgaatctgaggatgcatgtgtatatttgagcacttggtagcatatattagcttaagcattatgtccccctttatagGACGGCtcttcctatactcaaattcaaaatataaaataatttaaacctcctttgagtttgaagccatctacatttgtaattgggggcacctccgtttcgtgtagcatcctcgaacataaatttcctgcttgtcatcttgataaatctcattagttctctaattgcgtggtcattatcatcaaaacccataattagggctcGATTGCACTTTCAATATATGATTATATAAAATAGATTGTTaatgtatctatatctatacctaatattgaagaggcaaaatttctcttCACCTATTTTTTTCTTCCGGCCCTCCCTTAACTAATTTCATTAATATGGAAATCGCATATAGCCTTTCTCTTTATATAATAATGTAGGGCTACTTAAGGTAGTCTGGATTGATAAGAATCTTAATCCAATTAAATATCTCCGATTCTGACTAATCTAAATAGGAATTCTAATCTAAtccaaatagaaaaaaaaacagaaacaaGATTGAACTGTACTAGCACATGGATAATATGGAAATTAAGGTTAGGATATATTTACAACAAGTAAATAAATTTGGGCTTAATAAGATGAACTACATATTTTTATGGATCGTCATAGTAAGTCACAAAACTCGAGATTTAACTGTACCAACAATTGGATAGTATGAAAATTCAGGTTATGAAATATTTTTTAGTAAATATTAGTGTTTTTGTTATCATTTGCTCTCTCCCATACTTTTATGAGTTAGAGCACTGTGTTAAGACACGGTGGGGAATTCGATTACAAGACAAATTGAAATTGATGACCCGATCATTGGATAAAACTTCAAACGTTCTTTACCTATATGAATTCGAGTAGAGCGTGTCTGGATATGTTATAGAGTTTGATTCCAAGATGAATGAGAACGCATGACGTGATTGTTGAACAAATCTTGTGAACTTCATGTCGTCGAAGTGATTGGACTATAAACTATACGTCTCGTAGCAGCGCACAGACATTTTTGCTAGTacaaaataaaaagtcaaatgaaaaaattagaaaataaaaaataaaaggaGAATAAAAAGGCATTTTTGCTCATTTGGAAACGAGCAGACGCCCACCAAACTGGATCTATGATTCGACACCCAACTAATTAACATCTTAAGTATACGAGGTGAAATGGAATTTggttttcttcaaaaaaaaatatttggtggattttttacatgcatatatgtatgtatatttttctagcatatttgatttttatatatacatacataaatatttatatttgtgTTATTATATAAAACCGTTTAAGCCATTTATCTTTGTTTAAACACTACGTTAATGGTATAAATGCTAAATAAAGAGTGACCGACTATTTACTGTTTAGCGTTCAGAATAACACCGGATCTAACCATTGAAGATCTCAAATATTATAGGATGAAGGAGGTTGCAGCTTATAAGCTGCTTATGGCCAAAATAAGCTGAAATTCACAGCCAAACATTATGTTTTTCAGCAGCTTATTCTAGCCACGCTTATTTCCACAGCTCATATTTATAATAAAAAACAGAAGTTGGATCAGACCAGCTTATTTTGACCACTGCTTTTACTCTATTTATGTAGTTTATCTGGAAAGCGCTTTTGTACCTCACAGAGTCATAG
The nucleotide sequence above comes from Miscanthus floridulus cultivar M001 chromosome 18, ASM1932011v1, whole genome shotgun sequence. Encoded proteins:
- the LOC136523667 gene encoding protein PXR1-like, whose protein sequence is MEAKGGTSSVKRVDVDTDISELSASTASNTTLPHLEATNAERALDDNERRKMKEARKLKRQAREKKEEERLEEKKQRKEERRLKREVSRKRREARKKKEEEEKTTSASSIISSSYEDRDDDESYQVSEGNKEKKGKGKANNNKFVAVFFNYSSCRGPNTGVP